The genomic stretch cgtcaatgaaaaccacgatgtaattttagggaattcccacgagaatttaataaaatcccggaattttaattcaactgctgtattaatgaatactaataatttacgcgtgcaaagccgcgggtaaacgctagtaaataCTCTAAGGAAATtagagatataaaaaaataacttataacATTTTCTACGAAAAAATAGGTCATCGACTAACAAGCGAAATTAATCACGCATAGCAAAACATTATACTTATAGCAACTAGTAAAGGAACAATGAGAGAGATCAATGCGCGTGGGCATATAGGCGTTGCCGCTTCAATTCCACATGGTTTTAAGTCCCCGAAGGTCTCTTTCGTCTTAGGACTTTGTGATATCACGGCTTATCCCACGCTTCCGGACGTTTATAGTTTACATAATCATTGATCTTTCCGCTTGGCTGGATATTTGGTAAAACGACAAGGGATAGCAAGCTTTAGTTAAGATTAAGTAGATAAGGTATCTAGAATAGATAAAGGGTTCCCAGGGCCACTATGAGATAAATCGTCTCGTTTTTGCGAAATACGTTACTTCAGAAAAgataagttttgatttttacCGAGTTAGCGGGTTCTAGCTTGGTGGACTTATCAAAATCAGGAACGTGTTCAAATAAATACCTGACAGTATTTAATagacgaaataaataatgatttacaTAATTTTCGTGATTAGATGAACTAaagagcggcaaaaaatctggccctcaaatgtatgcagaaataggtaattttgtatgtagggtGAGTATATAATTATCGTGTATCTATCGATTgattttggttaggttaggtttattttataacagtcctgtagggctactccgaaactcgaaactcgaagttcgtgtcgtgcggtccctctcgctctcgtattaaatagtataagtgtcagagggaccgcacgacacgaacttcgagtttcgagtttcggagtagccctgctgtatacgagtagttaacaatttctaaaGTGGCATTAGTTATATCAAAGATATTATGTATTTCGttcatttttttatgtgatCTGATCCGTGGGGTTGAAAGTTTGTGCTGAGTTTGAAATACGATTACAGTCTTGGTTGAGTCGCAGAAATTAGAGCTTTGATTAATCCTCTGAATTTTTCGTagtgaaatatttaattggagtttataataattctgtgcaatacaaaaatattcaccacttttaatcaaattatattttcacatatttttatttaggtgtCTAGTTAATTTCGTTTATTAAGTCCCTACCTATAATTAAGCCTGTTTATGGTTTTACAGGAAATTAATTGAATCACAGAATCTATCTTGATATAGGTAAGTAAGAAGATACCTTAGTCGAAATGTAATTGAAAGGTAAATGAGAGCCTGTAATATACAGGTACTTACTTAGTTAGATTAAAGTAACCTATTAGTTAGATTAAAACCTAATAAATGATTGTTAGGTAACCGATGACGGTTGGACGTAGAGTTATCTTGAAATCActtaaggtacctacctatataatataCGAAATCTATATAAGTAGTTGGATAAAAATACTACATTTTAAGACTTTTTCATAACTCGTATTGGCTTTACCTAAGTAAAGtttctttttaatgttttgaTAATATAATTATCATGTCACGCGTcagaaatataatacaaaaactCGATGGgctaaactaaataataaaacttaaagcTTAACGataacaattaatatttattacaatcacaagtagaaaataaataaatctcataaAAAGAAGAatctcataaaaatatattacttaatatgGCAATAAAAACTTATACCTAATCAGAAAGCGGTCCATCACTACACTTCACTGTCACGCGAAAGTCCTCTCCATGTACGTGTCGTAGTCAAACTCTGCGAGGAAGGATTCGAAGGGAGAGAGGGAGTCCTCCGCGCACTCCGAACGACTCTCCAGCTCCGTGGAGAACTCCGACAGGTCCGAGCAAAGAGGAGAGGCCCACGGATCCGGCGGAGTAGACATCGAGACTTCCACCTCGCTCGAGCTAGGATCTCGGAGAGCAGCCGACAGAGCTGTTATGTACCGCATGGCTAGTCGCAAAGTGGTGATTTTGGTAAGTTTCTCGCATGGTACCGGGGTTCCGGTGATGGCTGCAGCAGGGACGGCCTGGCGAAGGGTCT from Choristoneura fumiferana chromosome 7, NRCan_CFum_1, whole genome shotgun sequence encodes the following:
- the LOC141429375 gene encoding neurogenic differentiation factor 1-like produces the protein MPDHDKYQLRPRAARSREPRARRTPQPLSKYRRKTANARERSRMREINRAFETLRQAVPAAAITGTPVPCEKLTKITTLRLAMRYITALSAALRDPSSSEVEVSMSTPPDPWASPLCSDLSEFSTELESRSECAEDSLSPFESFLAEFDYDTYMERTFA